Within the Paenibacillus sp. AN1007 genome, the region ATGCACAAACGTTTCCCGTTTGCCCGTATCCTTGTTATCCCGATACAACTTGATTTTGTTATAGGTCTGCTCGTCAATCGACCTTGTGTAACTGTAATCCGTAAGCAGGCTGTGATCCCCAATGACAAAGCCATAGGGCATCTCTTCTACGTCCCGAAGGGTAAGCCTGCCGAAATCATCGTAAAAGATATAGTTTTTACCGCCATAAATCAGCGTCCGATCCAAAGCTTCACAGATCATATCCATCAGCTTTTTATTATCAAAAAGCATACGTGGAATGACATACTTGGGCTGCTTCAACTCACCCGTTTTCAGCTGAAAATCCGCTGCAATACGCTTGATCACATCCGCCGCTGTGGCGTTAACAAACTGATACGTCTGATTCGCGGTGAGATAACGTGTCTGGTCATAGGCTTTGATCTTCACACTCTCGTCCTTGCTGCTGTCCACTGAGAAAACATATCCATAGAATATACCTTCTTTCCCATGAGAGTATCGTACAACATATCCATTCTCGTAACTAAATTTCCGATTCTGAAATATGCTGCCCTTAATCAACGTAAATTCGAGAGAGGATGGCTTGCCGATTCGAGAGGTTTTATACGAAATATCGCCAGCAATATCGCTGATGTCCCAGATGTTACCTTGTTTGTCATCCAACAACAGCTCTTCCTTCTCAATCAATTTCCGGTTGTCCAGATGGATCACCTGCTGCATATCGTCCCTCCTTTCACGGAAGCTTAATAACAAGTCCAACGGGCAGCTTCTTGAGCTGTGCGTCTTTGATGCCATTCAGCTTCTGCAGCTCTTTCCAGCGTGCTCCGTCACCCAGATGAGCTTTGGCGACAGACCACAGGGAGTCTCCAGCTTTCAGCGTGACGGTCTTGGGTTTTACTTTTTCATTCGGCCGAGAGGCTTTGGTTTTCATTTTCGAAGCCGCAGTCTTGTTCTGACTGTTCTTCACAGGTTCTACTTTTTTCGCGGCATAAAAAACATACTGCTTCAGCTTGAGATCATACTGAATATCCCCTACCGTACCCGCTGTCTCCTTCCAATCAAAGCTCTCGATGGAGACAGCCATGTTGACCGTATATCTTGCACTGGAAAAGATCAGCCTGACGGGTCGTCCTGTCTGCATCCAGCGGATGATATCCTTCACATACTCATAGGGATCACGGTATAACTCTTTCGGGGCTCCGGGGTCTCTAGCGTCGTATTTGTAATGATATGGACTGTAATCAGCCGGAAAAATACCGCTGAAGCTTACTTCACGAAGTTTTGGGGACTTGATCACATTGATCTCCCCTAGACGGCTAACGTTAAACGTACTTCCGTCCCCTGCATCTGAAAACTCAATACTCTCCGGTATAACCGGGAAATAAATATATTCCGCACGGTTGTTAAAGCTTAACTGAATCGAATAGTCCACTTATCCATACACCCCCTGGGCACTGGAAACGATCTGACTGTTCAGTCCATCGGTAATTTTACTAATAATACTGTCTACATCATGACCACTATTTATATCACCTGTCGTCACCTGCACCGTTGGTGTCAGACTGACGAAGCGCTGGGTCGCCTGCATCTCGGCAAG harbors:
- a CDS encoding phage baseplate protein, producing the protein MDYSIQLSFNNRAEYIYFPVIPESIEFSDAGDGSTFNVSRLGEINVIKSPKLREVSFSGIFPADYSPYHYKYDARDPGAPKELYRDPYEYVKDIIRWMQTGRPVRLIFSSARYTVNMAVSIESFDWKETAGTVGDIQYDLKLKQYVFYAAKKVEPVKNSQNKTAASKMKTKASRPNEKVKPKTVTLKAGDSLWSVAKAHLGDGARWKELQKLNGIKDAQLKKLPVGLVIKLP